One window of the Haloarcula halobia genome contains the following:
- a CDS encoding MFS transporter, with protein MTTSRELYALYLTRFANAFGFVTLLTLLPTYIDLLDPQGFVLGMFATGLTLAQTGAVVPVSYLGDRFDKRLILLGGLGLATVVYGLFPLVGSSWEFVFVRGLQGVAFTVASLLSLALVGQLARETERGTTIGTANAWRFAAAIGGSLSAGLLYDQFGFDAVFGLLMVITGVAFLAVWRWVDPDETTTEGFAFADLAMNRRILTITSFRAQYAVAVTLVRTWVPIFAGVAAARGGLGFNAAVNGATAVAVVLAAEKFTNMLAQPYMGRLSDRFGRARFVFAGGLCYGLVALVVPFTPAIGRALSLPATFPFFGTLTAAFLPLVALNALLGVADSIREPASMALFADEGTGNGVASSFGVRSLVWRPGSVLAPLAGGWLTTNVGMEWVFYLGAAAAFTGVAVFLGILTYQHGRTGLAQW; from the coding sequence CCTGGGGATGTTCGCCACCGGGCTGACGCTGGCTCAGACGGGGGCCGTCGTCCCCGTCTCGTATCTGGGAGACCGCTTCGACAAGCGACTAATTTTGCTCGGCGGCCTCGGCCTCGCCACCGTCGTCTACGGGCTCTTCCCGCTCGTGGGCTCGAGCTGGGAGTTCGTCTTCGTCCGCGGCCTCCAGGGGGTCGCGTTCACCGTCGCCAGCCTGCTCAGCCTGGCGCTGGTGGGGCAACTCGCCCGCGAGACCGAGCGAGGGACCACCATCGGCACGGCGAACGCCTGGCGGTTCGCGGCGGCCATCGGCGGGTCGCTCTCGGCGGGCCTGCTGTACGACCAGTTCGGCTTCGACGCCGTCTTCGGGCTGCTCATGGTCATCACCGGCGTCGCCTTCCTCGCGGTCTGGCGGTGGGTCGACCCCGACGAGACAACCACCGAGGGCTTTGCCTTCGCCGACCTGGCGATGAACCGCCGAATCCTCACCATCACGAGTTTTCGCGCCCAGTACGCCGTCGCGGTGACGCTCGTCCGGACGTGGGTACCCATCTTCGCCGGCGTCGCCGCCGCTCGCGGCGGCCTGGGGTTCAACGCCGCCGTCAACGGGGCGACGGCGGTCGCCGTCGTCCTCGCTGCCGAGAAGTTCACCAACATGCTCGCCCAGCCCTACATGGGGAGGCTCTCCGATCGCTTCGGCCGGGCGCGGTTCGTCTTCGCCGGCGGCCTCTGTTACGGCCTCGTGGCGCTCGTCGTCCCCTTCACGCCCGCCATCGGCCGGGCGCTGTCGCTGCCCGCGACCTTCCCCTTCTTCGGGACGCTCACCGCAGCCTTCCTGCCGCTGGTGGCGCTCAACGCGTTGCTCGGGGTCGCCGACTCCATCCGCGAACCCGCGAGTATGGCGCTGTTCGCGGACGAGGGCACCGGCAACGGCGTCGCCTCCAGTTTCGGCGTCCGGTCACTCGTCTGGCGGCCGGGCTCCGTGCTCGCGCCGCTGGCCGGCGGCTGGCTCACGACGAACGTCGGCATGGAGTGGGTCTTCTACCTCGGTGCGGCGGCGGCCTTCACCGGCGTCGCCGTCTTCCTCGGCATCCTGACCTACCAGCACGGACGAACCGGGCTGGCCCAGTGGTGA